The nucleotide sequence TGCAGCCGTGTCTCTGCGCATCATTGAGTTAGAGTTTGCCGAAATACAGGACCTCCTCAACAAACTCAACCAGACCACCAACGATTACCAACTTCTCAGTGTGCAGGCTACAGTTCAGGTGACTAACTGTGCAGAAAAGTtcttaaaattataaacaaatcgATAGAATCAATGCAATGAAAAGTATAATCACACAGAGGaactataaaaatgtaatcatttaaatcataaatgtaaataaacgcAACAATACTAAAAGTTAAgttcaaataaaactgaaatataaaatgatataaaaaagtgaaattttaaataatatgttaatataaattattatgccTTTAATAATTTGTGTTAtctaaattgaaataataaaggATTGGAcgttttttctgttttgtgaaacatttttcattactaatttttgaattgcctaaattcTTCTTAACTTCTCCCTTTTTCTTAAAGCTTGAAGACATGAAGGACACAATGGTGAAGTTGGAGAAGTTTGACAAAAAGCAAGTGATTAAAAAGAATCGAGAGAACCAAATGAAGAAGAACTTGGAACAGTGCAAAGAAGAGCTCGAGGCTTCATCCCCACCTCCTACAGTTTCCCCAGGTACGCTAAAGACCTCAATGGTCTTTTTTCTCCATTATTAGTCACTAGTGTTACGTAAAAATATAGTCTTTCGATTAACTGTGATCTTCGTTTGTTCAATCTCAATATCGTTTACCAGTATTTCCTGCTCTGCCTGTTAGCAGGGGTGCAAATACAGCACAGCTGCCAAATATAAAGCCACGAGATAAAAGAAGTTACACTTTACCTCAATTTGCAGCAGAAGTTGATTGTGATGAGATAAGAAGAGTGTGTATTACAAATAATGCCTATTGAGTTTTCTCCTCGTGTAACActctaaaacataatttttagaGCAGTACAGTTCAATTCACAAACTaatgattcatatttatatattactgaataaaaagtatacccaaaaatattttttataccaAACAGATATTTTTCAGTTGTACATTTGAATTCTTCTGTGTTTTTTCAGGCCGCTGTGGTCTGGGTCAATTGGTCAAAGTGGCAGGACCTAGAACATCTTCCCTTACAGAATACAGCACCTCCTACCCTTATGGTGCTTGGGGTCGAGATGCAAACCCTGCTCCAGGAGATGAGAACAAGTACTGGCTGGTGGTGCTCACAAGTAGTAATGTATATGGCTACTATGTCCGTCAGTACAGCACCTTGAGTACTCTTTTATTAGGTATAGGACCAAAAGATACATACATATCAAGCTCCAATCCCACAACAAATACAATTCAGGGACCAAACATGGTCATGTATGCCAATGCTCTCTACTATAACTGTTACAACACATATTATGTCTGTCAGTTCAACTTGGCGACTCGTACTGTCAGTACTGTGGCTTTACCTAGTGATACAGGTTACAATAGCAAGTTTCCATTCGGACACGTCACCAGCTCATACAGCTATACTGATATGGATTTTACCACTGATGAATCAGGCATCTATGTTATATATGCAACCACAAGCAACTTCGGAAATGTGATTATCACTAAAATCGAGACTAGTGACCCACCAGTTTTCAAACAAACATGGTTCACTTCTCTTCACAAAAAGACTGCCACAAACACGTTCATGGTGTGCGGTGTGCTTTATGCTACACGTTACCTGGACAAAGAAACAGAACGGATCTTTTACTCTTATGACACCAAAACCAAAAAAGAACGAtatgatttgaaaataaaaatccataagGTGAAGACTAACATTGAGTATCTTAACTATGACCCCAGAGATCATTTGCTGTATGCCTACAGTGATGCCTACATTGTAACTTATGAGCTTATCTTTCAGTAAAGCCGCATTCAcgccaagaatgataactataaagataacaatattagtgtccacaccagcGAATGATTTCAACTGTTTATTCTATGTGCACGATCATCTGctactttaaattctcaagctcgttatagcaggatggattctgattggctgtcaatgcttTTCTCTTTCATCAGCTGGGAAAAAAAATGTTCTGacagtgattccaacgatatataatttctctgtgcctttatcgttatatgTGTTTTGCAAATGATTGTATGTTGAATAAAGTATCCCAAAGGTAAAGTACACCAAAGCTTTTAAGACTTAGCAACATGCAAAATCATGCATGCAAAAACAAAGTGGACTGTGTTATCAGAACAATTTTATGATACTATGTCCAATTACTAGTTCACTTTCTTACAGTTATTTCAAAAGTACTTTCCTATTGCCAGTGAAGTATgcacatttactgtaaataaatattttacatattttaaatgccaGAACTGCTTGTCTTGTGGAGAAAAATCATGTGTTTTAcccctaataaaataaaatatgaatgaaatgtcTCTGCTGCTTTATAACCTACAAACACAGATACAGAACATGCTTACATTAAACATATGCAGCCTTTGAATATGAAAAACACACAAATTGCTAATTTTTCAAATTGCAAACTTTATTTGACTTATTTCCTATATTTACATTGTAATATATTCAGTAATTTCAAAGTAGTCTTATTTGTGAAGGTGATCAAATGATGCTGAGTGAAGTTTCAAGTAACTACTTGAAATTACGTTTTTAGTACTTTGTGGCAGGACAGTTTGGTATGCTACAATTGTGATGTAAAAAGCGGAATATGgacatttttttgtttggttaatgttgaatattttatagcatttatttttataacatttgttTAATGTCATCTCTTTAACCTTGATATGATTACATTAAGAT is from Carassius auratus strain Wakin chromosome 25, ASM336829v1, whole genome shotgun sequence and encodes:
- the LOC113043038 gene encoding olfactomedin-4-like isoform X2, which encodes MTDLDRLVLGLQQRMKQLEDNVVGLEKENSNLYAAVSLRIIELEFAEIQDLLNKLNQTTNDYQLLSVQATVQLEDMKDTMVKLEKFDKKQVIKKNRENQMKKNLEQCKEELEASSPPPTVSPGRCGLGQLVKVAGPRTSSLTEYSTSYPYGAWGRDANPAPGDENKYWLVVLTSSNVYGYYVRQYSTLSTLLLGIGPKDTYISSSNPTTNTIQGPNMVMYANALYYNCYNTYYVCQFNLATRTVSTVALPSDTGYNSKFPFGHVTSSYSYTDMDFTTDESGIYVIYATTSNFGNVIITKIETSDPPVFKQTWFTSLHKKTATNTFMVCGVLYATRYLDKETERIFYSYDTKTKKERYDLKIKIHKVKTNIEYLNYDPRDHLLYAYSDAYIVTYELIFQ
- the LOC113043038 gene encoding olfactomedin-4-like isoform X1, translated to MSQSYIFILKIVIPFSFLPSATGNECLCDLKNLDPVFPKDELTKVETTALKCVRSITSEKMTDLDRLVLGLQQRMKQLEDNVVGLEKENSNLYAAVSLRIIELEFAEIQDLLNKLNQTTNDYQLLSVQATVQLEDMKDTMVKLEKFDKKQVIKKNRENQMKKNLEQCKEELEASSPPPTVSPGRCGLGQLVKVAGPRTSSLTEYSTSYPYGAWGRDANPAPGDENKYWLVVLTSSNVYGYYVRQYSTLSTLLLGIGPKDTYISSSNPTTNTIQGPNMVMYANALYYNCYNTYYVCQFNLATRTVSTVALPSDTGYNSKFPFGHVTSSYSYTDMDFTTDESGIYVIYATTSNFGNVIITKIETSDPPVFKQTWFTSLHKKTATNTFMVCGVLYATRYLDKETERIFYSYDTKTKKERYDLKIKIHKVKTNIEYLNYDPRDHLLYAYSDAYIVTYELIFQ